One Microbacterium marinum genomic window carries:
- a CDS encoding uroporphyrinogen-III synthase, translating to MTGGHLRGRRVLVPRAGAWGERVRADLRARGADAVVAPLIGSAEPRDAAARDRAFAALAAGHYEWLFVTSAATIEQLRTHGVEVPPTTRIAAVGRATARAVVDAGWEVEFVPAGASSAGALIAQWCAGRVPAGTGRCLVLRSDLAQAVVSDELEVRGYEVDVCIAYRTVGIDLPADVAADLRSGVIDTVLLTSLSVGRELRRQIGELPASTLVASIGPGTTRDGEALGFAVAHTAHTQSIDALIAEIDALVPEESS from the coding sequence ATGACCGGCGGACACCTCCGCGGTCGCCGCGTGCTCGTCCCGCGGGCGGGAGCCTGGGGTGAGCGGGTGCGCGCCGATCTCCGCGCACGGGGGGCGGATGCCGTCGTCGCGCCGCTCATCGGATCGGCCGAACCCCGAGACGCCGCCGCCCGGGATCGTGCGTTCGCCGCGCTCGCCGCCGGGCACTACGAGTGGCTGTTCGTCACGAGCGCGGCGACCATCGAGCAGCTCCGCACCCACGGCGTCGAGGTGCCGCCGACCACGCGCATCGCGGCGGTCGGCCGCGCCACCGCCCGTGCCGTCGTCGACGCCGGCTGGGAGGTCGAGTTCGTCCCCGCCGGAGCGTCGTCGGCCGGCGCACTCATCGCGCAGTGGTGCGCGGGGCGGGTCCCCGCCGGCACCGGCCGCTGCCTGGTGCTGCGCAGCGACCTCGCGCAGGCGGTCGTGAGCGACGAGCTCGAAGTGCGCGGCTACGAGGTCGATGTGTGCATCGCGTACCGCACCGTCGGCATCGACCTGCCCGCTGACGTCGCCGCCGATCTGCGTTCGGGCGTCATCGACACCGTGCTGCTCACCTCGCTGAGCGTCGGGCGGGAGCTGCGCCGACAGATCGGCGAGCTGCCGGCGAGCACGCTCGTGGCATCCATCGGCCCCGGCACCACCCGCGACGGCGAGGCGCTCGGCTTCGCGGTCGCCCACACCGCACACACCCAGAGCATCGACGCACTGATCGCCGAGATCGATGCGCTCGTCCCCGAGGAGTCGTCATGA
- the hemB gene encoding porphobilinogen synthase, with protein sequence MTAFPTRRLRRLRGTSALRRLSAEHHLVPSQLVLPVFVKEGIAASQPIGSMPGVSQHPLEKIAEVVDEAAAAGIGGVMLFGVPASRNAVGSGATDPDGILNRAIAVAKDAAAGRLTVQADLCLDEFTDHGHCGVLAADGTVDNDATLPIYAAMGVAQARAGADILGLSGMMDGQVAAVRAALDEAGFAHVAILAYSAKYASAFYGPFRDAVESTLDGDRRTYQMDPANAREGIEEALFDIAEGADVVMVKPAMPYLDVLARVSDRSSVPVWAYQVSGEYAMIEHAASAGLIDRERAIDESLLGIRRAGADVILTYWAIEVAGWLRAGKELS encoded by the coding sequence ATGACCGCTTTCCCCACCCGCCGTCTCCGTCGCCTGCGCGGCACCTCCGCGCTTCGCCGACTGTCCGCGGAGCACCACCTGGTGCCCTCGCAGCTCGTCCTGCCCGTCTTCGTGAAGGAGGGGATCGCCGCCTCGCAGCCCATCGGGAGCATGCCGGGGGTGTCGCAGCATCCGCTCGAGAAGATCGCGGAAGTCGTCGACGAGGCCGCTGCCGCGGGCATCGGCGGCGTCATGCTCTTCGGTGTTCCCGCGAGCCGCAACGCAGTCGGGAGCGGCGCCACCGACCCCGACGGCATCCTCAACCGCGCCATCGCGGTCGCGAAGGATGCCGCGGCGGGCCGGCTGACGGTGCAGGCCGACCTCTGCCTCGACGAGTTCACCGATCACGGCCACTGCGGTGTGCTCGCCGCCGATGGAACCGTCGACAACGACGCCACGCTGCCGATCTACGCGGCGATGGGTGTCGCGCAGGCCCGCGCCGGGGCGGACATCCTGGGGCTCTCGGGAATGATGGACGGCCAGGTCGCCGCCGTGCGCGCCGCGCTCGACGAGGCCGGGTTCGCGCACGTCGCGATCCTCGCGTACTCCGCGAAGTACGCGTCGGCGTTCTACGGGCCGTTCCGCGACGCCGTCGAGTCGACGCTGGACGGCGACCGTCGGACGTACCAGATGGACCCGGCGAACGCTCGCGAGGGCATCGAGGAGGCGCTGTTCGACATCGCCGAGGGTGCGGACGTCGTCATGGTGAAGCCCGCGATGCCGTACCTCGACGTGCTCGCTCGTGTCTCGGACCGATCGAGCGTGCCGGTGTGGGCCTACCAGGTGTCGGGGGAGTACGCGATGATCGAGCACGCGGCATCCGCCGGCCTGATCGACCGGGAGCGCGCGATCGATGAGAGCCTGCTGGGCATCCGCCGAGCGGGTGCCGATGTCATCCTCACGTACTGGGCGATCGAAGTCGCCGGCTGGCTGCGCGCCGGGAAGGAGCTC
- the hemC gene encoding hydroxymethylbilane synthase: MTTLRLGTRASLLATTQSQHVADAVAAASGASVELVPITSAGDVLTGPLAQMGGTGVFATALRDALLREECDFLVHSMKDLPTAPFPGIVVGAVPVRASQRDVLCSRDGVALADLPPGARVGTGSPRRVAQVLSRRPDLVVEGIRGNVDSRLRKVHDGEFDAIVLAEAGLRRIGRDAAITEILDWPTSAAQGALAVEARGGDVDVLAAIGLIEDADTALAAHLERAVLRRLEAGCAAPVAIDAVVAADAVTLVAVVHSEDGTRAVRADRRLPHDVDIEAVSADVVAELFAGGAGDLADLAGTSR; this comes from the coding sequence GTGACCACCCTCCGTCTGGGCACCCGCGCGAGCCTGCTGGCGACCACGCAGTCCCAGCATGTGGCGGATGCCGTGGCCGCGGCATCCGGCGCCTCCGTCGAGCTCGTGCCGATCACCAGTGCCGGCGACGTCCTCACCGGCCCGCTCGCGCAGATGGGCGGCACCGGGGTGTTCGCGACGGCTCTGCGCGACGCGCTGCTGCGCGAGGAGTGCGACTTCCTCGTCCACTCGATGAAGGACCTGCCGACGGCTCCGTTCCCGGGGATCGTCGTGGGCGCCGTGCCGGTGCGCGCGTCTCAGCGTGACGTGCTGTGCTCGCGCGACGGGGTGGCCCTGGCCGACCTGCCTCCCGGCGCTCGCGTGGGCACGGGCTCGCCGCGTCGCGTCGCACAGGTTCTCTCGCGGCGCCCCGACCTCGTCGTCGAGGGGATCCGCGGCAACGTGGACAGCCGCCTGCGGAAGGTGCACGACGGGGAGTTCGACGCGATCGTCCTCGCCGAGGCGGGGCTGCGGCGCATCGGTCGCGACGCGGCGATCACCGAGATCCTCGACTGGCCGACGTCGGCCGCGCAGGGGGCGCTCGCCGTCGAGGCGCGCGGCGGTGACGTCGACGTGCTCGCTGCGATCGGGCTGATCGAGGACGCCGACACCGCCCTCGCCGCCCACCTCGAGCGCGCCGTCCTGCGGCGGCTGGAAGCGGGCTGCGCGGCGCCGGTCGCGATCGACGCCGTCGTGGCTGCAGACGCGGTGACCCTGGTCGCCGTGGTCCACTCCGAGGACGGCACCCGCGCGGTGCGCGCCGACCGGCGGCTTCCGCACGACGTCGACATCGAGGCCGTCTCCGCCGACGTCGTCGCCGAGCTCTTCGCCGGTGGCGCGGGCGATCTCGCCGACCTCGCCGGAACCTCACGATGA
- the hemQ gene encoding hydrogen peroxide-dependent heme synthase → MSADDASAPGLGYTLFAILAGPRPRDAAPTPADLDALRAVVDGFEASGVTLRGLYDVTGMRAEADLMVWLHGEDPAALQKALRELRRSAALAEFDNVWSAMGVHREAEFNKRHVPGYLRGEHAREWLCLYPFVRSYEWYLLPEEERSRMLAEHGRQGAKFRDVVANTVSTFALSDYEWLLPLESDNLISLVDLMRDLRATDARRHVREEVPFYTGRRVEIAELAEVLS, encoded by the coding sequence ATGTCCGCTGACGACGCGTCAGCCCCCGGCCTCGGCTACACCCTGTTCGCGATCCTCGCCGGCCCCCGGCCGCGGGATGCCGCGCCCACGCCTGCCGACCTCGACGCGCTCCGCGCCGTGGTCGACGGCTTCGAGGCGTCGGGTGTCACCCTGCGCGGCCTGTACGACGTGACCGGGATGCGTGCGGAGGCCGACCTCATGGTGTGGCTCCACGGCGAGGACCCGGCCGCGCTGCAGAAGGCGCTCCGCGAGCTTCGGCGCAGCGCCGCCCTCGCGGAGTTCGACAACGTGTGGAGTGCGATGGGCGTGCACCGCGAGGCGGAGTTCAACAAGCGCCACGTGCCCGGCTATCTGCGCGGCGAGCACGCCCGCGAGTGGCTGTGCCTGTACCCGTTCGTGCGCAGCTACGAGTGGTACCTGCTGCCCGAGGAGGAGCGCTCGCGCATGCTGGCCGAGCACGGCCGACAGGGTGCGAAGTTCCGCGACGTGGTCGCGAACACGGTGTCGACCTTCGCGCTGAGCGATTACGAATGGCTGCTGCCGCTCGAGAGCGACAACCTCATCAGCCTCGTCGACCTCATGCGCGACCTGCGGGCGACCGATGCGCGCCGCCACGTGCGCGAAGAGGTCCCGTTCTACACGGGACGCCGGGTCGAGATCGCCGAGCTCGCGGAGGTGCTCTCGTGA
- a CDS encoding ferrochelatase gives MSAENIGATFRPKPPRASAAVVADGSVVPGATEAASTGAPHVSAPTAYDGILLLGFGGPEGQDDVIPFLRNVTAGRGIPDERLEEVAHHYRHFGGVSPINEHNRELKAALDAELAGRGIDLPVYWGNRNWMPYVTDAVEAAHRDGRTTLLAIATSAYSSYSSCRQYREDLADAVEATGLQSAVRIDKVRQFFDHPGFVAPFVEGIREGIAQLAERGVTDLEHEVEILFSTHSIPTSDADRSGPPERAFGAGGAYVAQHTAVAQEIMTQLGIPSSWQLVFQSRSGPPQVPWLEPDINDAMQELPERGRKAVLIVPLGFVSDHMEVMWDLDTEAIETAEELGLIGIRTATPSTHPAYVAGLVDLVQERLAGTPAEERPAVTDLGPWYDVCRPGCCENKRLGFQPALAGVAP, from the coding sequence GTGAGCGCCGAGAACATCGGAGCGACCTTCCGCCCCAAGCCGCCGCGCGCGAGCGCCGCGGTCGTGGCCGACGGTTCCGTCGTCCCCGGCGCCACCGAGGCGGCCAGCACCGGGGCGCCGCACGTGTCCGCGCCCACCGCCTACGACGGCATCCTGCTGCTCGGCTTCGGCGGTCCCGAGGGTCAGGACGACGTGATCCCATTCCTGCGGAACGTGACGGCGGGGCGCGGCATCCCCGACGAACGACTCGAGGAGGTCGCCCATCACTACCGCCACTTCGGGGGCGTCTCGCCCATCAACGAGCACAACCGCGAGCTGAAGGCGGCGCTCGACGCCGAGCTGGCGGGCCGCGGCATCGACCTGCCGGTGTACTGGGGCAACCGCAACTGGATGCCCTACGTGACGGATGCCGTCGAGGCGGCGCACCGCGACGGGCGCACGACGCTGCTCGCCATCGCCACGAGCGCCTACAGCTCGTACTCCTCGTGCCGGCAGTACCGTGAGGACCTCGCCGACGCGGTCGAGGCGACCGGCCTGCAGAGCGCGGTCCGCATCGACAAGGTGCGGCAGTTCTTCGACCACCCCGGGTTCGTGGCGCCCTTCGTAGAGGGCATTCGCGAGGGGATCGCGCAGCTCGCCGAACGCGGTGTGACCGACCTGGAGCACGAGGTCGAGATCCTGTTCTCGACGCACTCGATCCCGACCTCCGACGCCGACCGTTCGGGCCCGCCCGAGCGTGCGTTCGGCGCCGGCGGCGCCTACGTCGCCCAGCACACCGCCGTGGCGCAGGAGATCATGACGCAGCTCGGCATTCCGAGCTCGTGGCAGCTGGTCTTCCAGAGCCGGTCCGGCCCGCCGCAGGTGCCCTGGCTCGAGCCCGACATCAACGACGCGATGCAGGAGCTCCCGGAGCGCGGCCGCAAAGCCGTGCTGATCGTGCCACTCGGGTTCGTCAGCGACCACATGGAGGTCATGTGGGATCTCGACACCGAGGCGATCGAGACGGCCGAGGAACTCGGCCTGATCGGGATCCGCACCGCCACGCCCTCGACCCACCCCGCCTACGTCGCGGGACTGGTCGACCTGGTGCAGGAGCGCCTCGCGGGGACCCCCGCCGAGGAGCGCCCCGCGGTCACCGACCTCGGCCCCTGGTACGACGTCTGCCGCCCCGGATGCTGCGAGAACAAGCGGCTCGGGTTCCAGCCGGCCCTCGCGGGGGTGGCACCGTGA